From Cellulosimicrobium cellulans, the proteins below share one genomic window:
- the pnuC gene encoding nicotinamide riboside transporter PnuC, with the protein MSVEEILGFVTGAACVWLAVRQNVWTFPVGLANNVVFLVLFTGAGLYANAGLQVVYLVLGALGWYWWLRGGTDRGRLVVHRTPRAAWVVGLVAATATTAALVAVLTTWTDSAVPFWDALTTSSSLLAQTMLGRKWIGNWWVWIATDVVLVGLYASQGLWLTAALYVGFVALCVQGLREWSAARRDPGAEAAAGTADPRAVGPAPVPDDAEPAR; encoded by the coding sequence GTGAGCGTCGAGGAGATCCTGGGGTTCGTCACGGGGGCCGCGTGCGTGTGGCTCGCGGTGCGGCAGAACGTGTGGACGTTCCCCGTCGGGCTGGCCAACAACGTCGTGTTCCTCGTGCTGTTCACGGGCGCAGGCCTGTACGCGAACGCGGGCCTGCAGGTCGTGTACCTCGTGCTCGGCGCGCTCGGCTGGTACTGGTGGCTGCGCGGCGGCACCGACCGGGGACGGCTCGTCGTGCACCGCACGCCGCGCGCGGCGTGGGTGGTCGGGCTCGTGGCCGCCACGGCGACGACGGCCGCGCTCGTCGCCGTCCTCACGACCTGGACCGACTCCGCGGTGCCGTTCTGGGACGCGCTGACGACGTCGTCGAGCCTGCTCGCGCAGACGATGCTCGGGCGCAAGTGGATCGGCAACTGGTGGGTGTGGATCGCCACGGACGTCGTGCTCGTCGGGCTGTACGCGAGCCAGGGCCTGTGGCTCACCGCCGCGCTCTACGTCGGGTTCGTCGCGCTGTGCGTGCAGGGCCTGCGCGAGTGGTCGGCGGCCCGGCGCGACCCCGGCGCCGAGGCGGCCGCGGGCACGGCGGACCCGCGAGCCGTCGGCCCGGCCCCCGTGCCCGACGACGCGGAGCCGGCCCGGTGA
- a CDS encoding AAA family ATPase: MTRLAHGLVIGKFYPPHAGHVHLVRSALARCERVTVQVLASTSESIPAETRAAWLRAEVPGARVVHGLDDAPVDYADPHAWDEHVKVMRSLLDPDDPPVDAVLTSDRYGVELARRFDATWVQVDPDRRHLPVSGSAVRADPAAHWWALPAPVRSWYVRRVVVLGAESTGSTTLATDLAAHLGLDPVLEFGREWSEVRPGGLAAPWHTAEFDLVAREQARREDAAAAVSPVPLVVCDTDVLATTLWHERYVGHRSPTVESLAAARRPDLYVLTGDEIPFVQDGLRDGEHVRHAMQDRFREVLAATGPRLDDPADVVRHLGPAELPTPDGAHPGVPWFEVRGDRASRLAQALAAVGPLLATPRHVADPLPQAGTDAF; this comes from the coding sequence GTGACGCGGCTCGCCCACGGCCTCGTCATCGGCAAGTTCTACCCGCCGCACGCGGGCCACGTGCACCTGGTCCGCTCCGCGCTCGCGCGCTGCGAGCGCGTCACCGTCCAGGTGCTCGCCTCGACGAGCGAGTCGATCCCCGCCGAGACCCGGGCGGCGTGGCTGCGCGCCGAGGTGCCCGGCGCCCGCGTGGTGCACGGGCTCGACGACGCTCCCGTCGACTACGCCGACCCGCACGCGTGGGACGAGCACGTCAAGGTCATGCGCTCCCTCCTCGACCCCGACGACCCGCCGGTCGACGCGGTGCTCACCTCCGACCGGTACGGCGTCGAGCTCGCCCGGCGGTTCGACGCGACGTGGGTCCAGGTGGACCCGGACCGCCGCCACCTGCCCGTGTCCGGGTCCGCCGTCCGCGCCGACCCCGCGGCGCACTGGTGGGCGCTGCCCGCGCCGGTCCGCTCCTGGTACGTGCGGCGCGTCGTCGTCCTCGGTGCCGAGTCCACGGGCTCGACGACGCTCGCGACCGACCTCGCCGCCCACCTCGGGCTCGACCCCGTGCTGGAGTTCGGGCGCGAGTGGTCCGAGGTCCGGCCCGGCGGCCTCGCCGCGCCGTGGCACACCGCCGAGTTCGACCTCGTCGCGCGCGAGCAGGCCCGGCGCGAGGACGCCGCCGCCGCGGTGTCGCCCGTCCCGCTCGTCGTGTGCGACACCGACGTGCTCGCCACGACGCTGTGGCACGAGCGCTACGTGGGCCACCGCTCCCCCACCGTCGAGTCGCTCGCCGCCGCCCGGCGCCCCGACCTCTACGTCCTGACCGGCGACGAGATCCCGTTCGTCCAGGACGGCCTGCGCGACGGCGAGCACGTGCGCCACGCGATGCAGGACCGGTTCCGCGAGGTCCTCGCCGCGACCGGCCCGCGCCTCGACGACCCGGCCGACGTCGTGCGGCACCTCGGCCCCGCCGAGCTGCCGACGCCGGACGGCGCCCACCCGGGCGTCCCGTGGTTCGAGGTGCGCGGCGACCGGGCGAGCCGGCTCGCCCAGGCCCTGGCCGCCGTCGGGCCGCTGCTCGCCACCCCGCGCCACGTCGCCGACCCGCTCCCCCAGGCCGGCACCGACGCCTTCTGA
- a CDS encoding OsmC family peroxiredoxin encodes MPTRIARTAWNGGLQDGQGQVELSSSKVGTYDVSFPRRAADDAGGVTSPEELIAAAHSSCYAMQFSAVLAEAGATPVSLEVTAEVTLAPDPAGGFQIPTIALTVRGEVEGIDAAGFQQAAETAKATCPVSKALAGVPTITLDAALES; translated from the coding sequence ATGCCCACGCGTATCGCTCGTACCGCCTGGAACGGTGGACTGCAGGACGGTCAGGGCCAGGTCGAGCTGTCGAGCTCGAAGGTCGGCACGTACGACGTCTCGTTCCCGCGTCGCGCCGCGGACGACGCGGGCGGCGTCACGAGCCCCGAGGAGCTCATCGCCGCCGCCCACTCGTCGTGCTACGCCATGCAGTTCTCGGCCGTGCTCGCCGAGGCCGGCGCGACGCCCGTCTCGCTCGAGGTGACGGCCGAGGTCACGCTCGCGCCGGACCCCGCGGGCGGCTTCCAGATCCCGACGATCGCGCTCACGGTCCGGGGCGAGGTCGAGGGCATCGACGCGGCCGGGTTCCAGCAGGCGGCCGAGACGGCCAAGGCGACGTGCCCCGTGTCGAAGGCGCTCGCGGGCGTCCCGACGATCACGCTGGACGCGGCTCTCGAGAGCTGA
- a CDS encoding TetR/AcrR family transcriptional regulator, with protein MPRTPAPSADPPALADATSPPHGPRRRREPADRRRELLDAAARQADEHGLDSLTPAVVAARSGASKALVFHYFGSTAGLRRAVALEAVAGLEAATVAPDDRPLGERPALAVASFLDAVEARRLVWQDLWRGALAEDDATQEALARVREGLVARLTSTVSATSGAPLTSPRLRLIAAGWVALVENVTAAWLGGSELSRTEIERLVLASAVVLVPELPEPARGAVLAIARANSSPAG; from the coding sequence ATGCCCCGCACGCCCGCGCCCTCCGCCGACCCCCCGGCTCTCGCCGACGCCACGAGCCCCCCGCACGGCCCGCGCCGCCGGCGTGAGCCCGCCGACCGCCGTCGCGAGCTGCTCGACGCCGCCGCACGGCAGGCCGACGAGCACGGCCTGGACTCCCTCACCCCTGCGGTCGTCGCCGCGCGGTCGGGAGCGTCCAAGGCGCTCGTCTTCCACTACTTCGGGTCCACGGCGGGACTGCGCCGGGCCGTCGCGCTCGAGGCCGTGGCGGGGCTCGAGGCGGCGACCGTCGCACCGGACGATCGTCCCCTCGGAGAGCGTCCGGCGCTCGCCGTCGCGTCGTTCCTCGACGCGGTCGAGGCCCGGCGCCTCGTCTGGCAGGACCTCTGGCGCGGCGCGCTCGCCGAGGACGACGCGACGCAGGAGGCTCTCGCACGCGTCCGGGAAGGCCTCGTCGCCCGGCTGACCTCTACGGTCTCCGCGACGTCCGGCGCGCCGCTCACGTCGCCGCGCCTCCGGCTGATCGCCGCGGGCTGGGTCGCGCTCGTCGAGAACGTCACGGCGGCGTGGCTCGGCGGGAGCGAGCTGTCCCGCACGGAGATCGAGCGGCTCGTCCTCGCGAGCGCGGTCGTCCTCGTGCCGGAGCTCCCCGAGCCCGCGCGCGGCGCCGTCCTCGCCATCGCCCGGGCGAACTCGTCCCCGGCGGGCTAG
- a CDS encoding AAA family ATPase, with the protein MTDLEHVSSAPTRPQPAGRADGRDPFALGVDDLFGTPVTGAGSDDGAARGGLPLDEKLRQAYFWVVNHAIISPHYDVEFAAPGARETSFRLGDSKALLTLPSDQSYSSFVLLPLLTFAVRGRCLMIGGPGRGKTASAVLMGVLAGYPVRDVRRAMQHGHPQLTVSDLFGTPLPKDLVQADSLADVDVAWRSWLGMRVKIVDEYNRIPTRTQSALLTVLADGYVEVYDQVYETGDAAWYLTANDDAGGGTYQVVDALRDRIDVVVHALPFNNRFLGDLVARAERRVRPEENVPPEIVFDAAEHDALHAAILAVPFPEPVRRRLEFFASQLEVLERAGWQFEYRTKDTARVAGVDPHLVATADTGRDRLGDVGAQTLNGLSVRALQSLVAYAKAMAYFRGDAEVELADLRAVLPFVLHDKLLPDLQSAPFDDREREPLRSDRVSWIRDLFDTACRQYDAAGLDDQDDVGAVLADVAAGFEGLPEAEVLRRLARIEHVLASWEQHAKLHGHVYEDALALKYAHQRYTNYLTWLRWSGA; encoded by the coding sequence GTGACCGATCTCGAGCACGTGTCCTCCGCGCCGACCCGGCCGCAGCCCGCGGGGCGGGCCGACGGGCGCGACCCGTTCGCCCTGGGCGTCGACGACCTGTTCGGCACGCCCGTCACCGGAGCCGGCTCCGACGACGGCGCGGCCCGGGGCGGGCTGCCGCTCGACGAGAAGCTGCGCCAGGCGTACTTCTGGGTCGTCAACCACGCGATCATCAGCCCGCACTACGACGTCGAGTTCGCGGCGCCCGGCGCGCGGGAGACGAGCTTCCGGCTCGGCGACTCGAAGGCGCTGCTCACGCTGCCGAGCGACCAGTCGTACTCGAGCTTCGTGCTGCTGCCGCTCCTGACGTTCGCCGTGCGGGGGCGGTGCCTCATGATCGGCGGCCCGGGGCGCGGGAAGACCGCGAGCGCCGTCCTCATGGGCGTCCTGGCGGGCTACCCCGTGCGCGACGTGCGCCGCGCGATGCAGCACGGGCACCCGCAGCTCACCGTGTCGGACCTGTTCGGCACGCCGCTGCCCAAGGACCTGGTGCAGGCGGACAGCCTCGCGGACGTGGACGTCGCGTGGCGGTCGTGGCTGGGCATGCGCGTGAAGATCGTCGACGAGTACAACCGCATCCCGACACGCACGCAGTCGGCGCTGCTCACCGTGCTCGCGGACGGGTACGTCGAGGTCTACGACCAGGTGTACGAGACGGGCGACGCCGCCTGGTACCTCACGGCGAACGACGACGCGGGCGGCGGCACGTACCAGGTCGTGGACGCGCTGCGGGACCGCATCGACGTCGTCGTGCACGCGCTGCCGTTCAACAACCGCTTCCTGGGCGACCTCGTGGCCCGGGCGGAGCGGCGCGTGCGGCCGGAGGAGAACGTGCCCCCGGAGATCGTGTTCGACGCCGCCGAGCACGACGCGCTGCACGCCGCGATCCTCGCCGTCCCGTTCCCGGAGCCGGTGCGCCGACGCCTCGAGTTCTTCGCGAGCCAGCTCGAGGTGCTGGAGCGCGCGGGGTGGCAGTTCGAGTACCGGACGAAGGACACGGCGCGCGTCGCGGGCGTCGACCCGCACCTCGTGGCGACGGCGGACACGGGCCGCGACCGCCTGGGCGACGTGGGCGCGCAGACGCTCAACGGCCTGTCGGTGCGCGCCCTGCAGTCGCTCGTCGCGTACGCGAAGGCGATGGCGTACTTCCGCGGGGACGCCGAGGTGGAGCTCGCCGACCTGCGCGCCGTGCTCCCGTTCGTCCTGCACGACAAGCTGCTCCCGGACCTGCAGTCGGCCCCGTTCGACGACCGCGAGCGCGAGCCCCTGCGCTCGGACCGCGTGTCGTGGATCCGCGACCTCTTCGACACGGCGTGCCGGCAGTACGACGCCGCGGGCCTCGACGACCAGGACGACGTGGGGGCGGTCCTCGCGGACGTCGCGGCGGGGTTCGAGGGGCTGCCCGAGGCGGAGGTGCTGCGCCGGCTCGCCCGGATCGAGCACGTGCTCGCGTCGTGGGAGCAGCACGCCAAGCTGCACGGCCACGTGTACGAGGACGCGCTCGCGCTCAAGTACGCCCACCAGCGGTACACGAACTACCTCACCTGGCTGCGCTGGAGCGGCGCGTGA
- a CDS encoding NAD-dependent epimerase/dehydratase family protein gives MRVVVVGASGNVGTALLRRLAVEPVVTSVVAVARHVPRADGSSTVRFPHDTATWRYADVAATDAAERLGTAFAGADVVVHLAWADRGGHGRRRANVEGARAVVTAARQAGVAHLVVASSVAAYSPAPYAGDARDAPVSEGWPVRGASGAPHAEDKAAVEALLDGVDRTGGIVVSRVRSPLVLQRDAASQIARDLLGPLATRALRRSPLASVRVPEGLRFQVVHADDLAEAYAWIVVGRHPGPFNVAHPTVLGPQDVADVVADGHLEQVPYGSVRTAVVLGRAARLVPVGADWLDLTMRVPVLDTRLAHELLRWTPAHGAKDTLAELVDGVRAGAGTSSPPLLPR, from the coding sequence ATGCGCGTGGTGGTCGTCGGGGCGAGCGGGAACGTCGGCACCGCGCTGCTGCGCCGGCTCGCGGTCGAGCCCGTCGTGACGTCCGTCGTCGCGGTCGCGCGCCACGTGCCGCGCGCCGACGGGTCGAGCACCGTGCGGTTCCCCCACGACACCGCGACGTGGCGCTACGCCGACGTCGCCGCGACGGACGCCGCCGAGCGGCTCGGCACCGCGTTCGCCGGGGCCGACGTCGTCGTCCACCTCGCGTGGGCGGACCGGGGCGGCCACGGACGCCGCCGGGCGAACGTCGAGGGCGCGCGCGCCGTCGTCACGGCCGCGCGGCAGGCCGGCGTCGCCCACCTCGTCGTCGCGTCCTCGGTCGCGGCCTACTCCCCCGCCCCCTACGCGGGCGACGCGCGGGACGCCCCCGTCTCCGAGGGCTGGCCGGTCCGGGGTGCCTCCGGCGCGCCGCACGCAGAGGACAAGGCCGCCGTCGAGGCCCTGCTCGACGGCGTCGACCGCACCGGCGGGATCGTCGTCTCGCGCGTGCGGTCACCCCTCGTCCTCCAGCGCGACGCCGCGTCCCAGATCGCCCGGGACCTGCTCGGGCCCCTCGCCACGCGCGCGCTGCGACGGAGCCCGCTGGCGTCCGTCCGCGTCCCCGAGGGCCTGCGGTTCCAGGTGGTCCACGCCGACGACCTCGCCGAGGCCTACGCCTGGATCGTCGTGGGACGTCACCCGGGGCCGTTCAACGTCGCCCACCCCACGGTGCTCGGGCCCCAGGACGTCGCGGACGTCGTCGCCGACGGCCACCTGGAGCAGGTGCCCTACGGGTCGGTGCGGACGGCGGTCGTCCTGGGCCGCGCAGCACGCCTCGTGCCGGTCGGCGCAGACTGGCTCGACCTCACGATGCGGGTCCCGGTCCTCGACACGCGGCTCGCGCACGAGCTGCTGCGCTGGACGCCCGCGCACGGCGCGAAGGACACCCTGGCGGAGCTGGTCGACGGCGTCCGTGCGGGCGCCGGGACGTCGTCGCCCCCGCTCCTGCCCCGCTGA